From a region of the Synechococcus sp. PCC 7502 genome:
- a CDS encoding phosphatidate cytidylyltransferase — protein sequence MPWVRIISALIAIPLALMAIMFGGWGFTIAFSLLIFLGQQEYFQLARSKGSEPAVKTTLFVSQVLLIVCQSKPEFADAVLPIAGTFICFYLLFQPKFATIADISASVLGLFYGGYLPSYWIRLRGLDSNISYPWQLSEGCIFVLLTFACIWASDIGSYTIGKLVGRTRLSDISPKKTVEGAAFGLLSCVTVALTGAYYLHWSAWYFTGGALGLLIGVASLLGDLTESMMKRDAGVKDSGQIMPGHGGILDRADSYVFTAPLVYYFATIVLPLLPPQ from the coding sequence ATGCCTTGGGTTCGGATCATCAGTGCTCTTATTGCTATTCCTCTAGCTTTAATGGCGATTATGTTTGGAGGATGGGGTTTTACGATCGCCTTTAGTTTGCTCATTTTCCTAGGGCAGCAGGAATATTTTCAATTAGCTCGCTCAAAAGGGTCAGAGCCTGCGGTTAAAACCACCCTATTTGTCAGTCAAGTTTTATTAATAGTCTGCCAGAGTAAGCCCGAATTTGCTGATGCGGTTCTGCCCATAGCTGGTACATTTATCTGCTTTTATTTATTATTTCAACCTAAATTTGCCACGATCGCCGATATTTCTGCTTCGGTTTTGGGATTATTCTATGGTGGCTACTTACCCAGTTATTGGATCAGGTTGCGAGGCTTAGATAGTAATATTTCCTATCCTTGGCAACTGAGTGAAGGCTGCATATTTGTGTTGCTAACATTTGCTTGCATTTGGGCTTCAGATATTGGCTCCTATACAATCGGCAAACTAGTGGGGCGAACAAGATTATCAGATATTAGTCCCAAGAAAACCGTAGAAGGAGCAGCATTTGGACTACTCAGTTGTGTGACCGTAGCTTTAACAGGAGCATATTATCTGCATTGGTCAGCATGGTATTTCACTGGTGGGGCGTTGGGTTTATTGATTGGGGTTGCCAGTCTGTTAGGTGACTTAACTGAGTCAATGATGAAGCGAGATGCTGGGGTTAAGGACTCTGGACAAATTATGCCCGGTCATGGCGGTATTTTAGATCGAGCTGATAGTTATGTGTTTACTGCTCCTCTGGTATATTATTTTGCCACTATTGTTTTGCCGCTTTTGCCACCACAATGA
- a CDS encoding J domain-containing protein: MAINNNYYEILGITPWANERQIRSAYRDLSKLYHPDTTKLSPEVSLEKFKELNQAYATLSNPDRRKSYDQSIQFTRSYTFTVKTQAHQPLSYDNGLPSERPLSAGELFALFIIGLSLLVCLGLAIAVSILRGDQLLFAVP, encoded by the coding sequence ATGGCTATCAATAATAATTACTATGAAATTTTAGGAATTACGCCTTGGGCTAATGAGCGGCAAATTCGATCAGCCTATCGTGATTTGAGTAAACTTTATCATCCTGATACCACAAAGCTGAGCCCCGAGGTTTCCTTAGAAAAATTCAAAGAACTAAATCAGGCGTATGCGACCTTGAGCAATCCCGATCGCCGTAAATCCTATGATCAATCTATTCAGTTTACTCGCTCCTATACGTTTACAGTTAAAACTCAAGCCCATCAACCTCTCAGCTATGATAATGGACTTCCAAGCGAACGACCACTATCGGCAGGGGAATTATTTGCCCTATTTATAATTGGCTTAAGTTTACTAGTTTGTTTAGGCTTGGCGATCGCTGTAAGTATTTTAAGAGGAGATCAGTTACTATTTGCTGTTCCTTAA
- a CDS encoding type II toxin-antitoxin system VapB family antitoxin — protein MQITLTLDESLLNEALRLTKLNTELELINLALQELVISRSVDSDSSGHQRNLLDLAGKIQFSPDFNYKILREINHATD, from the coding sequence ATGCAAATTACCCTTACCCTTGATGAATCTCTTCTCAATGAGGCATTAAGACTGACTAAACTTAACACTGAGCTAGAGTTGATAAATCTAGCCCTCCAAGAGCTGGTAATTTCCAGAAGTGTTGACTCTGACTCATCAGGACACCAGAGGAATTTACTTGACCTTGCAGGAAAAATTCAATTTTCTCCAGATTTCAACTATAAGATACTGAGAGAAATTAATCATGCTACTGATTGA
- the phoU gene encoding phosphate signaling complex protein PhoU has translation MLELPASGQKYSKPHFERQMRRLEQDALRMGALVEQSSWLAHTALFDRNLEAAMEIDAQDKRIDQYYRQIEVDCMDLIALQSPVARDLRLLTALIHLVRDLERIGDYAENLGEIAIKLFSYPAPNCMAEVEVMSNRCRAMLALSLSALSNLDADLGLQIKQKDDAVDSDYANLYNLIAQQKNSETSLEPIMLLVLAIHHLERMADHAANVGQRVAYIITGKRH, from the coding sequence ATGCTAGAACTACCAGCCTCAGGGCAGAAATATTCTAAACCTCACTTCGAGCGGCAAATGCGACGGCTAGAACAGGATGCTCTACGCATGGGAGCCTTAGTTGAACAGTCCTCATGGCTGGCACATACCGCTTTATTTGATCGCAATCTGGAAGCTGCTATGGAAATTGATGCCCAGGATAAACGCATTGATCAATATTACCGCCAAATTGAAGTGGATTGTATGGACTTAATAGCTTTGCAATCCCCAGTTGCCCGTGATTTAAGATTGTTAACGGCTTTGATTCATTTAGTTCGAGATTTAGAACGCATTGGTGACTATGCCGAAAACCTAGGCGAAATTGCCATAAAACTCTTCTCCTATCCCGCCCCAAACTGCATGGCGGAAGTTGAAGTTATGTCTAATCGTTGTCGAGCAATGTTAGCTTTAAGTTTAAGTGCTTTATCTAACCTAGATGCAGACTTGGGCTTGCAAATTAAGCAAAAGGATGATGCGGTCGATTCCGACTATGCTAATCTTTATAACCTGATTGCCCAGCAAAAAAATTCTGAAACCAGCTTAGAGCCAATCATGCTTTTAGTTTTAGCAATTCATCATCTTGAACGCATGGCAGATCATGCCGCTAATGTGGGACAAAGAGTCGCCTATATCATCACTGGTAAACGCCATTAA
- a CDS encoding methyltransferase domain-containing protein: MKLNIGGTTAHPDWKIFDVEDRPEVDFIGNARDLGIFEDQSIESIYASHVLEHFYYGLDDELIFTLAEWHRVLKIGGELMISVPDIQILCWLYSQPKLDVRNRFNIMRMMFGGQVNEYDVHKVGFDFDTLAMYLNEVGFTGYKRVSEFNLFNDCSTISYLGYSISLNVIATK, translated from the coding sequence ATGAAACTAAATATTGGCGGAACAACTGCACATCCTGATTGGAAAATCTTTGATGTTGAAGATCGTCCTGAAGTTGACTTTATTGGGAACGCCCGTGATCTAGGTATATTTGAAGATCAGTCAATTGAATCCATTTATGCTAGTCATGTCCTAGAACACTTTTACTATGGTTTAGATGATGAATTAATTTTTACGCTTGCAGAATGGCATCGTGTCCTAAAAATTGGCGGCGAGCTAATGATTAGCGTTCCAGACATACAGATTCTGTGTTGGCTTTATTCTCAACCTAAATTAGATGTTAGAAATCGTTTTAATATTATGAGAATGATGTTTGGTGGACAGGTTAATGAATATGATGTTCACAAAGTTGGATTTGACTTTGACACCTTAGCGATGTATTTGAATGAAGTCGGGTTTACGGGTTATAAGCGAGTATCTGAATTCAATCTTTTTAATGACTGTAGTACCATTTCTTACCTTGGTTATAGTATTAGCCTGAATGTGATTGCTACAAAATAG
- a CDS encoding M48 family metallopeptidase, which translates to MVKFLLPAYTIRISDRAKYLRLRVSSEHGLEVIVPKDYDQTRIEPILLAKQAWITKTLGNAQARTEFHKSQPLLPSEVNLQAIAQIWQVNYEDNITTPKAGKYSENPNLKLLLNTNSPDLCHQLLRHWLLSMGDRYLAKELKRISLEIGLPFSKVTIRQQKTLWGSCSQSKNISLNYKLLFLPPALVRYVLIHELCHTIHLNHSSKFWKLVQKFEPNYLILDPQLRDVWQMVPAWAAN; encoded by the coding sequence ATGGTTAAATTCCTATTACCAGCCTACACAATTCGGATTAGCGATCGCGCTAAATATTTAAGACTAAGGGTTTCCAGTGAACATGGATTAGAGGTAATTGTCCCCAAGGACTACGATCAAACTCGAATTGAACCGATTTTACTGGCAAAGCAAGCATGGATAACCAAAACCTTAGGTAATGCCCAAGCCCGAACCGAGTTTCATAAGTCCCAACCACTACTGCCCAGTGAAGTTAATTTGCAGGCGATCGCTCAAATATGGCAAGTAAATTATGAAGACAATATAACTACTCCCAAAGCTGGAAAATATAGCGAAAATCCTAACCTGAAGTTACTTTTAAATACCAACTCTCCTGATCTCTGTCATCAATTATTACGCCATTGGCTATTGAGTATGGGCGATCGCTATTTAGCCAAGGAGTTGAAAAGGATTAGCCTTGAGATCGGTTTACCCTTCAGTAAAGTTACGATTAGACAGCAAAAGACGCTCTGGGGAAGTTGCTCCCAATCTAAAAACATTAGCCTAAATTACAAACTGCTATTTCTACCTCCAGCCCTAGTTAGATATGTGCTGATCCATGAACTCTGTCATACGATCCACTTAAATCACTCTAGTAAATTCTGGAAACTAGTGCAGAAATTCGAGCCAAATTATCTAATTCTCGATCCACAACTGCGTGATGTTTGGCAGATGGTTCCTGCTTGGGCTGCAAATTAG
- a CDS encoding type IV pilin-like G/H family protein, which produces MNILRQLKVSIIGVVCGLSVNLSAIAQPFPDQTPVGRWQVKFPTTDANADIEVAITADGRVFYIDKVKGQAIEIMTLIEKVSDQATIPDNIKIIDIQAQAKAEAIARQNRRLQTEAQTVLSTIHAAQSEYFAKNNQFATKLEDLGFGAEISSEVFSYKIEPIVPKFIVQALAIFKNQNPDQAKDQSSIFIGISYLNQLPSGINTIASLTCQGKQNSQQLIPKVRFIKIGELIKEIRCPDGFNPVSQ; this is translated from the coding sequence GTGAACATATTAAGGCAGTTAAAAGTGAGCATAATTGGCGTAGTTTGTGGTTTAAGTGTCAATTTGAGTGCGATCGCCCAACCATTCCCAGATCAAACTCCCGTGGGCAGATGGCAAGTTAAGTTCCCCACCACCGATGCTAATGCTGATATTGAAGTGGCAATTACTGCCGATGGCAGAGTGTTTTACATAGATAAGGTCAAAGGACAAGCGATCGAAATCATGACCTTAATCGAAAAGGTATCTGATCAGGCAACAATCCCCGACAATATTAAAATTATTGACATTCAGGCTCAGGCAAAAGCCGAAGCGATCGCCCGCCAAAATCGCCGACTCCAAACCGAAGCTCAAACCGTATTAAGTACCATTCATGCTGCCCAGAGCGAATATTTTGCTAAAAATAATCAATTTGCTACCAAATTAGAAGACCTAGGCTTTGGTGCGGAAATTAGTAGTGAAGTATTTAGCTACAAAATTGAACCAATTGTGCCGAAATTTATTGTTCAGGCTCTAGCTATTTTCAAAAACCAGAATCCAGATCAGGCTAAGGATCAAAGTTCCATCTTTATTGGGATTTCCTACCTCAATCAATTACCCTCAGGCATCAACACCATTGCCTCTCTGACTTGCCAAGGTAAACAAAACTCACAACAACTGATCCCTAAAGTTAGATTTATTAAAATTGGTGAATTGATCAAAGAAATCAGATGCCCTGATGGTTTTAATCCGGTTTCCCAATAG
- a CDS encoding NAD(P)H-dependent glycerol-3-phosphate dehydrogenase, which produces MVLTVIGSGAWGLALAQLCEANGHQVVVWSRRSKLSLETAIAQGEIIISAVSMAGVRATAQQLQSLSLNPEAILVTATKGLDLETGATPSQIWQSTLPNHSVVVLSGPNLSKEISRGLPAATVVASSNLAAAISVQNIFASKNFRVYTNSDPIGVELGGTLKNVIAIAVGVCDGLKLGTNAKAALITRSLPEIMQVGKYFGAQPETFWGLSGLGDLLATCSSNLSRNYQVGFGLGEGKNLEQILQDLEGTAEGVNTARVLHDLTNRTGLTLPICGYVYRLLNGEITPIQAVAGLMDRDLKAEL; this is translated from the coding sequence ATGGTATTAACCGTAATTGGTTCCGGTGCTTGGGGACTAGCTCTAGCTCAGTTATGTGAGGCTAATGGGCATCAAGTAGTTGTGTGGTCAAGGCGTAGTAAATTAAGTTTAGAGACTGCGATCGCCCAGGGTGAGATTATTATTTCCGCCGTATCTATGGCAGGGGTAAGAGCAACAGCCCAGCAATTACAATCTTTATCCTTAAACCCTGAAGCAATTCTAGTCACAGCAACGAAAGGGCTTGATCTTGAAACTGGAGCCACGCCTTCACAAATTTGGCAAAGTACTTTACCCAATCATTCCGTTGTAGTTTTATCGGGACCTAACCTATCCAAAGAAATTAGTCGAGGATTACCTGCGGCGACGGTGGTAGCTAGTTCTAATTTAGCGGCGGCTATATCTGTCCAAAATATCTTTGCTTCTAAAAATTTCCGTGTTTATACTAACTCCGATCCCATTGGCGTGGAACTGGGGGGAACCCTTAAAAATGTAATAGCGATCGCTGTGGGAGTATGTGATGGGCTGAAACTGGGCACTAATGCTAAGGCGGCTTTGATTACGCGATCGCTACCAGAAATTATGCAGGTAGGTAAATATTTTGGGGCGCAACCAGAGACTTTTTGGGGCTTATCAGGTTTAGGAGATTTACTGGCAACCTGTAGTAGTAACCTCAGTCGTAATTATCAAGTGGGTTTTGGTTTAGGGGAAGGGAAAAACCTAGAGCAAATTCTTCAAGATTTAGAAGGAACCGCCGAAGGTGTAAATACAGCTAGAGTTTTGCATGACTTAACTAATCGAACGGGGCTAACTTTACCAATCTGTGGATATGTTTATCGCCTACTAAATGGTGAAATAACACCAATCCAGGCTGTAGCAGGCTTAATGGATCGGGACTTAAAAGCAGAGTTATAA
- a CDS encoding universal stress protein gives MFESILLTVDGSGRSREMMNMLLQLPSMQRTQITILHVIPMQATVEGVTEYRLAGEKILEKERAELKLGVNNSSVAILKEGDAKDIVCQIADQLKPNLLIMGSRGMGRLQSILNNSVSTYVFQLASVPMLLVKDDVYIKSIRNVMVALDGSPSGQHALDQAIAIISGLKDAAIYLTRVSKKKDDSDPVVDKAIEKLKRLNIPYKLFLGTGETGKEICKAADESNTSLLVLGSPDRRPSIAKGIPDLDRLLGTSVSDYVRVNAPCPLILTRLQES, from the coding sequence ATGTTTGAAAGTATTTTATTAACTGTAGATGGTTCTGGGCGATCGCGGGAAATGATGAATATGTTGCTGCAACTCCCTAGTATGCAACGTACGCAAATTACAATTCTCCATGTTATTCCCATGCAAGCAACGGTGGAGGGAGTGACAGAATATCGGTTGGCGGGGGAGAAAATCCTAGAAAAAGAAAGGGCTGAATTAAAACTAGGGGTTAATAATAGTTCAGTGGCTATCCTGAAAGAGGGGGATGCGAAGGATATTGTCTGTCAAATTGCCGATCAACTTAAACCTAATCTCTTGATTATGGGTTCGAGGGGGATGGGGAGATTGCAATCGATCTTGAATAATTCTGTCAGTACCTATGTATTTCAGCTTGCTTCGGTACCAATGCTTTTAGTTAAGGATGATGTCTATATTAAAAGTATTCGCAATGTGATGGTGGCTTTGGATGGTTCTCCCTCTGGTCAGCACGCTTTAGATCAGGCGATCGCTATTATTAGTGGACTTAAGGATGCTGCGATCTATTTAACAAGAGTAAGCAAGAAAAAAGATGATTCCGATCCAGTGGTTGATAAGGCGATCGAAAAACTTAAACGCTTAAATATTCCCTACAAGCTATTTCTAGGAACAGGAGAAACTGGCAAAGAAATCTGCAAGGCTGCCGATGAGAGTAATACTAGTCTCTTAGTTTTGGGTTCACCCGATCGCCGCCCTTCGATCGCTAAAGGAATTCCAGATTTAGATCGGTTATTAGGAACTTCTGTATCTGACTATGTAAGGGTTAATGCACCTTGTCCATTGATCTTAACTAGATTGCAGGAAAGTTAG
- a CDS encoding FkbM family methyltransferase: protein MAIFLQSLKQSGRLDSLHITVCNVGSRKLRADDDYGSQGWEVFAPNLTIYGFDADPEACAIANADIKIRRQSGQVNWTEIHVPIGLSSFIGESKLYVTKNPMCSSLYPPNEPYISRFEELPEFMNLDFEVDIEVTTLDDFCQIEGVSEIDFLQIDVQGADLDVLKGASWILERSILAGKIEVEFFGSASR from the coding sequence ATGGCTATTTTTCTTCAAAGTCTTAAGCAAAGCGGTCGATTAGACTCTCTACATATAACCGTTTGTAATGTTGGCTCTCGAAAATTAAGGGCTGATGATGACTATGGTAGTCAAGGATGGGAGGTTTTCGCCCCTAACCTGACTATCTATGGGTTTGATGCCGATCCAGAAGCCTGTGCAATCGCAAATGCTGACATTAAAATAAGACGGCAAAGTGGTCAAGTAAATTGGACAGAAATTCATGTGCCAATAGGCTTAAGTAGTTTCATTGGTGAGTCAAAACTCTATGTTACTAAAAACCCTATGTGCAGTTCGCTTTATCCACCTAATGAACCATATATATCTAGGTTTGAGGAATTACCCGAATTTATGAACCTTGACTTTGAAGTGGATATAGAAGTTACAACCCTAGATGATTTTTGCCAAATAGAAGGAGTAAGTGAAATTGATTTCCTCCAAATAGATGTTCAAGGTGCCGATTTAGACGTACTTAAGGGTGCTAGTTGGATTTTAGAACGTAGTATTTTGGCTGGGAAAATTGAAGTAGAGTTTTTTGGTAGTGCATCAAGATGA
- a CDS encoding ABC-F family ATP-binding cassette domain-containing protein — MSIFTLQSIKKDFGIKEILKEASFSLGTTDKIGLIGTNGSGKSTLLKMIAGLESIDGGQLIVNSGTKIVYLPQQPNLDESLTVLEQIFHVKSSQINDHWETETNAKIILTKLGVTDFKAKIGHLSGGYRKRIALATALLDDPDVLLMDEPTNHLDAQSVEWLQGYLNRFRGAILLITHDRYFLDKVTNRILEIDRGDLFTYSGNYSYYLEKKAMAEESNLNTQRKHKGLLRRELEWLAKGPKARSTKQKARIERAYALKNTEFKQAQGKVDISTVGRRIGKKVVEVQNISKGYGDRTLIKDFSYEFSPEDRIGIIGANGAGKSTLLEMIIGRLTPDTGKVEIGSTIHIGYFDQHSEPLDTAQQQRVIDYLKEEGEFIKISDGTEISASQMLERFLFPGNQQYAPIAKLSGGEKRRLFLLRILMSAPNLLILDEPTNDLDVQTLAVLEEYLEDFNGCVITVSHDRYFLDRVVDTILEIEPTGDIRSYPGNYSTYLDYKKQEEVEKNPKAQIKIEDTKSKSSSVKPRKLSFKQARELEMWETKIPELEAEKQAIEKTLYYSPPAGFTEIQKLSQRLSDLNHEIETGTERWLELSELT; from the coding sequence ATGAGTATTTTTACCCTCCAATCCATCAAAAAAGACTTTGGCATCAAAGAAATCCTCAAGGAAGCCAGCTTCAGCCTTGGCACTACCGATAAAATTGGCTTAATTGGTACCAACGGTTCAGGTAAATCTACCCTCTTAAAAATGATTGCAGGGCTAGAATCAATCGATGGCGGACAGTTAATCGTTAACTCGGGAACCAAAATTGTTTACTTACCCCAACAGCCCAACTTAGATGAAAGTCTCACCGTCCTTGAGCAAATATTTCATGTTAAATCCAGTCAAATCAATGACCATTGGGAAACGGAAACCAATGCCAAAATTATCCTCACTAAGTTAGGTGTCACTGACTTTAAAGCAAAAATTGGACATCTATCGGGCGGCTATCGCAAACGCATTGCCCTAGCTACAGCTTTACTCGATGATCCAGATGTTTTACTCATGGATGAGCCGACCAACCACCTAGATGCTCAGTCCGTGGAATGGCTCCAAGGTTATCTGAATCGGTTCCGAGGCGCAATTCTGCTAATTACCCACGATCGCTACTTCTTAGATAAAGTCACAAATCGGATTTTAGAAATTGACCGAGGTGATCTGTTTACCTATAGCGGCAATTATTCCTACTACCTGGAAAAAAAAGCGATGGCAGAGGAATCAAATCTCAATACCCAACGCAAACACAAAGGCTTACTCCGCCGTGAATTAGAATGGCTGGCAAAAGGACCCAAAGCTCGCAGCACCAAACAAAAGGCAAGAATTGAACGGGCTTATGCTCTTAAAAATACGGAATTTAAGCAGGCTCAAGGCAAGGTTGATATATCCACCGTGGGAAGACGGATTGGCAAAAAAGTTGTAGAAGTGCAAAATATTTCTAAAGGCTATGGCGATCGCACTTTAATTAAAGACTTTAGTTACGAATTTTCCCCCGAAGATCGCATTGGTATTATTGGTGCTAATGGCGCAGGTAAATCCACCCTGTTGGAAATGATTATTGGCAGACTTACCCCTGATACAGGTAAAGTAGAAATTGGCTCCACCATCCACATCGGCTATTTTGATCAACACTCCGAACCCCTCGATACTGCCCAACAACAACGGGTAATCGACTATCTTAAAGAAGAAGGGGAATTTATTAAAATCTCCGATGGCACCGAAATTAGTGCTTCGCAAATGTTAGAGCGATTTCTATTCCCTGGGAATCAACAATATGCGCCCATTGCCAAACTATCAGGCGGCGAAAAACGGCGGTTATTTTTGTTGCGAATTTTAATGAGTGCGCCTAATCTCCTGATTTTAGATGAACCCACCAATGATTTAGATGTCCAAACCTTAGCTGTTTTAGAAGAATATCTTGAAGATTTTAATGGTTGCGTGATTACCGTATCCCACGATCGCTATTTTCTAGATCGAGTTGTAGATACTATCCTAGAGATCGAACCCACTGGCGATATTCGTTCCTATCCTGGTAATTATTCTACTTATTTAGACTATAAAAAACAGGAAGAAGTCGAGAAAAATCCTAAAGCTCAAATAAAAATAGAGGATACTAAGTCCAAATCAAGCTCTGTCAAGCCTAGAAAATTATCCTTCAAGCAAGCCCGTGAACTAGAAATGTGGGAAACTAAAATTCCTGAACTAGAAGCTGAAAAACAGGCGATCGAAAAAACTCTTTATTACTCCCCACCTGCAGGCTTTACTGAAATCCAAAAATTATCCCAACGCCTATCCGACCTAAACCATGAAATCGAAACGGGTACAGAACGCTGGCTGGAATTATCTGAATTAACTTAG
- a CDS encoding tRNA (5-methylaminomethyl-2-thiouridine)(34)-methyltransferase MnmD gives MSGDRLTIHPTADGSSTFFSEQWQEAFHSVHGAKQEAIAKFVLPSGILEKPQDCIRILDVCYGLGYNSAAAIELLAEKGIANQVEIIALELDRSVPQQAIASNLLNIWTDEVATALTNLGRDLKLQTQISGKSLNMNLIIGDARQTLFQVAIAWADVIFLDPFSPAHCPQLWTVEFMQLLANCLKSDGCLVTYSCASAIRTALIMAGLNIGNTVPVGRRSPGTIAAFSPYPLPPISLAEQELLQTRASIPYRDPNLTAIKEDILADRQQAQQMSSLESTSRWKKRWYSI, from the coding sequence ATGAGTGGCGATCGCCTTACCATCCATCCCACTGCTGATGGGTCTAGTACATTTTTCTCGGAACAGTGGCAAGAAGCTTTTCACAGTGTGCATGGGGCTAAACAGGAAGCGATCGCCAAGTTTGTTTTACCTTCAGGGATTTTAGAGAAACCACAGGATTGTATTCGCATTTTAGATGTTTGCTATGGCTTGGGCTACAACTCGGCAGCCGCAATTGAACTTCTAGCTGAAAAAGGAATTGCTAATCAGGTGGAAATCATTGCCCTTGAGCTTGATCGGTCAGTTCCCCAGCAGGCGATCGCCTCGAATTTACTAAATATCTGGACAGATGAAGTAGCTACAGCCCTAACAAATTTAGGTAGAGACCTTAAACTCCAAACTCAAATTAGTGGCAAAAGCTTAAATATGAATTTGATCATCGGTGATGCCCGCCAAACTCTCTTCCAAGTGGCGATCGCTTGGGCAGATGTAATTTTTCTTGATCCTTTTTCACCCGCCCATTGTCCCCAGTTATGGACAGTAGAATTTATGCAGCTTCTTGCTAATTGCCTTAAGTCCGATGGTTGTCTAGTCACCTATTCCTGTGCATCGGCGATCAGAACAGCTTTGATTATGGCAGGTTTAAATATCGGTAATACTGTTCCTGTGGGTAGGCGATCGCCCGGAACCATTGCCGCTTTTTCCCCCTACCCATTACCACCTATATCTTTAGCAGAACAAGAACTGCTCCAAACCCGTGCCAGCATTCCCTATCGTGACCCTAATTTAACTGCAATTAAGGAAGATATTCTTGCGGATCGGCAACAGGCACAGCAGATGTCTTCCCTAGAATCCACATCCAGATGGAAGAAACGCTGGTACAGTATCTAA
- a CDS encoding PIN domain nuclease, which translates to MLLIDTSVWISLFRDQTGQVRQQLETLISDRQILLTRFTQLELLQGSLNEQEWSILSIYLETQDYVEITAQAWKAAARIYYDLRRQGLTVRSPIDCCIAQIALEKNLLLIHNDRDFETIAQVRSLQHLRFQP; encoded by the coding sequence ATGCTACTGATTGACACATCAGTTTGGATTAGTCTCTTTCGGGATCAGACGGGGCAAGTTCGCCAGCAGCTTGAAACATTGATTTCTGATCGGCAAATTTTACTCACCCGATTTACTCAACTTGAGTTACTGCAAGGAAGCCTAAATGAACAAGAATGGTCTATCCTCTCTATTTACCTCGAAACACAAGATTACGTTGAGATCACAGCTCAAGCATGGAAAGCGGCTGCCCGTATTTACTATGACTTACGCCGACAAGGGCTTACTGTTCGTAGTCCAATCGATTGCTGTATAGCTCAAATCGCTCTCGAAAAAAATTTACTCTTAATCCATAATGATCGTGACTTTGAGACTATTGCCCAAGTAAGATCGCTGCAACATTTGCGCTTTCAACCTTGA